The proteins below come from a single Oscillatoria sp. FACHB-1407 genomic window:
- the murQ gene encoding N-acetylmuramic acid 6-phosphate etherase, giving the protein MKHLTERGHLLTEQINPKSQTLDQLTPLELVDLFNQEDAKVITAIAHAREALATAIERTAAALQQGGRLFYIGAGTSGRLGVLDAAECPPTFCTPPELVQGIIAGGAAALVRSSEGLEDLADDGAAAIAHHHITSKDVVVGITAGGTTPYVHGALNAARQRGATTIFMACVPPEQVSAEVDIDIRLIVGPEVLAGSTRLKAGTVTKLALNILSTGTMVQLGKVYGNRMVDVAVTNHKLHDRALRILRDLTDLSREEAALLLERSDRQVKLALLMHWTGLDRDEGDRLLQEHHGNLRRAVQAVKE; this is encoded by the coding sequence ATTAAACACCTCACCGAACGAGGACACCTGCTGACCGAGCAGATAAATCCCAAAAGCCAAACCCTTGATCAGCTCACTCCCCTGGAGTTGGTGGATCTGTTTAATCAAGAAGATGCCAAAGTGATTACCGCGATCGCCCACGCACGGGAGGCTTTAGCCACCGCGATTGAGCGCACTGCTGCCGCACTGCAACAGGGCGGGCGACTCTTTTACATTGGGGCAGGCACCAGTGGACGGTTGGGTGTGTTGGATGCAGCGGAGTGCCCCCCCACATTCTGTACTCCCCCAGAATTGGTACAGGGCATCATCGCTGGAGGAGCCGCTGCCCTGGTACGCAGCTCCGAAGGACTGGAAGATCTGGCAGACGACGGAGCCGCCGCGATCGCCCACCACCACATCACAAGTAAAGATGTTGTAGTTGGTATTACCGCTGGCGGCACAACCCCCTACGTCCACGGGGCTCTCAATGCGGCTCGTCAACGGGGAGCCACTACTATTTTTATGGCGTGTGTTCCGCCAGAACAGGTGAGTGCCGAAGTAGATATCGACATCCGCCTGATAGTTGGTCCTGAAGTACTGGCCGGTTCCACTCGCCTTAAAGCAGGCACCGTCACTAAACTGGCTCTGAATATCCTCTCCACCGGAACGATGGTGCAATTGGGCAAAGTCTATGGCAACCGCATGGTCGATGTTGCCGTCACTAACCACAAATTGCACGATCGCGCCCTCCGCATTTTGCGCGACCTGACTGACCTCAGCCGAGAAGAGGCAGCTCTGCTATTAGAAAGGAGCGATCGCCAGGTGAAATTAGCCCTTCTGATGCATTGGACGGGCTTAGACCGAGATGAGGGCGATCGGCTGTTGCAGGAGCATCACGGCAATTTGCGCCGAGCCGTTCAGGCAGTGAAAGAATAA